A genomic segment from Curtobacterium sp. MCSS17_007 encodes:
- a CDS encoding glycosyltransferase, giving the protein MSDLSVGVFRHTHGRLSEQFIEGQALAFQRYRPVLLSRDDVQSERSQIRTFRSSYPIVSLAYRAGLRGAVGGFLADAQVDVLHAHFGVEGAFVRKAAHARRLPLVVTLHGYDVLLSDSALRRSGKPALLAYSIWRRELFADGDVQFIAVSKFLASRAAEHGLDPARVQVIPTGIDTSVLKPTALPEEPRIVHVARLVDFKGTEDLLSAFDLVRKRLPSVTLDIVGDGPLRGHLEAHSRALGLQHVVTFHGALPHAQTIGFIERARVLCLPSRSVEDGGTEGLGQVSLEAMALGRLVVASETGGIPEVISNGKDGLLVPERSAGALAEALVHALDGDGIGELAERGRRKVEEQFDVRRQAALVENVYDKARGA; this is encoded by the coding sequence ATGAGCGATCTTTCTGTCGGCGTATTCCGTCATACGCACGGTCGACTTTCCGAGCAGTTCATCGAGGGACAGGCGCTTGCCTTCCAGCGGTACCGCCCTGTTCTGTTGTCTCGCGACGACGTACAATCGGAGCGGTCGCAGATTCGGACTTTCAGATCGTCGTACCCTATCGTGTCTCTGGCGTACCGTGCAGGCTTGCGCGGCGCGGTCGGAGGTTTCCTCGCGGACGCACAGGTGGACGTTTTGCACGCTCACTTTGGTGTCGAAGGTGCTTTCGTGCGTAAAGCAGCTCATGCACGGCGGCTGCCGCTAGTAGTTACTCTCCACGGCTACGACGTGCTTCTCAGCGATAGCGCACTACGCAGGTCCGGCAAACCGGCCTTGCTGGCCTACTCCATTTGGCGTCGGGAACTCTTCGCCGACGGTGATGTGCAATTCATCGCGGTATCGAAGTTTCTTGCGTCGCGTGCTGCAGAGCACGGGCTCGATCCCGCGCGAGTGCAGGTAATTCCCACGGGCATCGACACTTCGGTGCTGAAACCGACTGCCTTACCTGAGGAGCCCAGAATTGTCCACGTTGCGCGTCTCGTGGACTTCAAGGGCACGGAGGACCTGTTGTCTGCATTCGACCTCGTGCGGAAGCGATTGCCGAGCGTGACACTGGACATTGTTGGTGACGGGCCACTCCGAGGCCACCTTGAGGCGCACTCCCGAGCTCTCGGTCTTCAGCACGTCGTGACATTTCATGGCGCGCTTCCGCATGCCCAAACGATCGGCTTCATTGAGAGGGCACGCGTGCTTTGTTTACCTTCCCGCAGCGTGGAAGACGGAGGTACCGAGGGACTCGGGCAGGTCTCGCTTGAGGCGATGGCTCTTGGTCGCTTAGTGGTCGCCTCCGAGACCGGCGGCATACCAGAGGTAATTTCGAATGGAAAAGACGGTCTTCTGGTTCCAGAACGATCGGCCGGTGCCCTTGCGGAAGCGCTGGTGCATGCGCTCGATGGAGACGGCATCGGCGAGCTTGCAGAGCGGGGACGGCGGAAAGTGGAAGAGCAATTCGACGTTCGTCGACAAGCGGCCCTTGTGGAAAACGTGTACGACAAGGCGCGAGGAGCATGA
- a CDS encoding glycosyltransferase: MSKTSRVTVISTADWDHPIQTNKQHVARTLAAMGWQVLYIESLALRPITARVDGDRSRVLKRLIGALKGLRRVQPNILVASPLVLPDWRRRWVRRVNKVALAIQAWAWRLRVGRSELVLVYSPPGVLLLGALGALDSHGRTKVIYHCVDDIAAQPDMPADLIDGWERRLVEIARGVATTAPELTRRVRALGALNVLEQTNVVDFPRFETARAAVAARPRGRTVGFLGAISLYKFNLSWVIEAALALPDATFELYGPVGEGESGVSSSSFALPVNVHLRGSVALEEVPSVMANFDVAMIPAPLNRYTESMFPMKFFEYLAAGVPVVASDLPALRQFSEVLMVARTVDDFVSAIKRTLEGEGASFGDRVRVAARFTYEGRTREMLETIERW, translated from the coding sequence ATGAGCAAGACCTCGCGCGTGACGGTGATCTCCACGGCGGACTGGGATCATCCAATTCAAACTAACAAGCAGCACGTGGCGCGGACTCTTGCAGCGATGGGCTGGCAGGTTCTTTACATAGAATCATTGGCCTTGCGGCCGATCACTGCTCGTGTGGACGGCGACCGATCCCGCGTGCTGAAGCGTCTTATCGGCGCCCTCAAGGGTCTACGACGAGTACAGCCGAATATCCTAGTGGCGTCTCCCTTGGTTCTACCAGACTGGCGACGCCGTTGGGTCCGTCGGGTGAATAAGGTTGCGCTTGCTATTCAGGCATGGGCCTGGAGACTTCGAGTCGGCCGATCCGAGCTTGTGCTGGTGTACTCACCGCCAGGCGTGCTACTTCTCGGCGCGCTGGGTGCACTCGATTCTCATGGCCGAACCAAGGTAATCTACCATTGCGTTGACGACATCGCTGCGCAGCCCGACATGCCGGCAGATCTGATCGATGGCTGGGAGCGGCGGCTGGTCGAGATCGCAAGAGGAGTCGCCACCACTGCTCCAGAACTCACCAGGCGCGTGCGGGCGCTGGGGGCGCTGAACGTTCTTGAGCAGACGAACGTTGTCGATTTTCCACGGTTCGAGACGGCTAGGGCGGCCGTCGCGGCTCGACCGCGAGGTCGCACTGTCGGTTTCCTGGGGGCGATCAGTCTCTATAAATTTAATCTATCATGGGTCATCGAGGCGGCATTAGCTCTGCCCGATGCCACTTTCGAGTTGTACGGTCCGGTCGGCGAAGGAGAATCCGGAGTTTCCAGCTCGTCATTCGCTTTGCCCGTCAATGTTCATTTGCGGGGGTCGGTGGCACTCGAGGAGGTGCCTTCGGTCATGGCCAATTTTGATGTCGCGATGATCCCGGCTCCTCTCAATCGCTACACAGAGTCCATGTTCCCCATGAAATTCTTCGAGTACCTGGCCGCCGGGGTGCCCGTCGTCGCGTCAGATCTTCCGGCGCTCCGGCAATTTTCAGAGGTGCTCATGGTGGCTCGAACTGTTGACGATTTTGTTTCTGCAATCAAACGAACTCTCGAAGGAGAAGGTGCCTCGTTCGGTGATCGGGTCCGCGTCGCAGCACGATTCACTTACGAGGGTCGGACTCGAGAAATGCTAGAGACGATCGAACGGTGGTGA